One Rubinisphaera margarita DNA window includes the following coding sequences:
- a CDS encoding type I phosphomannose isomerase catalytic subunit, with protein MEPILFQPLIKQARWGGRKLGQRLGKLLGDATNYAESWEICDHGDDQSVVAEGPLAGKTLTELVQQYAEELFGNGRTAAQFPLLIKYLDCNDTLSVQVHPDDELAEQFMTGENGKTEAWVVIDAEPGSCIYAGLKAGIDRAAFEQAVERDQVAECLHQVTPRAGDCFFIPAGTIHALGRGVLVAEIQQSSDLTFRIHDWNWVDAEGIPRQLHLQESLRCIDFESGPVSPVIPKLLSEEDGTSREQLVQSSFFAIERFRIADECSLTSSGQCRVLMTLRGSLRLETADTGIECIPGTTVLIPATSPEIRLHTTSESPGEFLLAAVP; from the coding sequence ATGGAACCCATTCTTTTCCAACCTCTCATTAAGCAGGCCCGCTGGGGCGGTCGAAAGCTCGGCCAACGACTCGGCAAACTGCTGGGAGACGCAACCAACTACGCTGAGAGCTGGGAGATCTGCGACCACGGTGACGATCAGAGCGTCGTCGCCGAGGGCCCGCTGGCTGGAAAGACACTCACCGAGCTCGTTCAACAATACGCGGAAGAACTCTTCGGCAATGGCAGAACCGCTGCTCAATTTCCGCTGTTGATCAAATATCTCGATTGCAACGACACCCTTTCGGTCCAGGTGCACCCCGACGACGAACTGGCGGAACAGTTCATGACCGGAGAGAATGGCAAGACCGAAGCCTGGGTCGTAATCGATGCGGAGCCGGGCAGTTGCATCTATGCCGGTCTGAAAGCGGGAATCGACCGTGCGGCTTTTGAGCAGGCCGTCGAGCGGGATCAGGTCGCCGAATGCCTGCATCAGGTCACTCCCCGGGCGGGCGACTGTTTCTTCATTCCCGCAGGCACGATTCATGCGCTGGGCCGGGGCGTGCTTGTCGCGGAAATCCAGCAGTCGAGCGACCTCACCTTCCGTATTCACGACTGGAACTGGGTCGATGCCGAGGGGATTCCGCGGCAATTGCACCTTCAAGAGTCGTTGCGCTGCATCGATTTCGAATCAGGTCCGGTTTCGCCGGTCATTCCGAAGCTCCTTTCTGAAGAGGACGGCACCAGCCGCGAGCAGCTCGTTCAGTCATCGTTCTTTGCGATCGAGAGATTCCGAATCGCCGACGAATGCTCGCTGACCTCCTCCGGACAGTGCCGAGTTCTCATGACCCTTCGGGGATCGCTTCGGCTGGAAACAGCGGATACCGGGATCGAATGCATACCGGGCACAACCGTGTTGATTCCGGCAACCTCACCTGAAATCCGGCTTCATACGACATCGGAGAGTCCTGGCGAATTCCTGCTCGCGGCGGTTCCCTGA